In Primulina eburnea isolate SZY01 chromosome 14, ASM2296580v1, whole genome shotgun sequence, the following proteins share a genomic window:
- the LOC140812241 gene encoding protein CASPARIAN STRIP INTEGRITY FACTOR 1-like — MKIILIKKISLLLLLLSAALFSTSLAGRLCKSGESKKVSTTDDEEMKSWGQLHKERILKVKTNDYGKYDPAPALVKPPFKLIPN, encoded by the exons atgaaaatcatTCTTATCAAGAAAATCAGCCTTCTCCTCCTCCTTTTATCTGCAGCTCTCTTTTCGACTTCGTTAGCAG GGCGACTGTGTAAATCAGGGGAGTCGAAGAAAGTGAGCACGACTGATGATGAG GAAATGAAATCATGGGGGCAACTACACAAAGAAAGAATTCTTAAAGTGAAAACAAACGACTATGGCAAATACGATCCGGCTCCCGCACTCGTCAAGCCTCCTTTCAAACTCATCCCCAATTAA